A single window of Pseudomonas lutea DNA harbors:
- a CDS encoding TatD family hydrolase, with amino-acid sequence MLVDSHCHLDRLDLSAHDGSLDNALQAARDRGVGHFLCIGVSAENAGAVKALAERYDDVDCSVGIHPLDLKPGEAPALEWLLGELNHPRVVAIGETGLDYHYEPEAAELQQASFRLHLQAANVTGKPVIVHTRGARADTLQLLREAALPQGGVLHCFTEDWDMAKAALDLGFYISLSGIVTFRNAEALRDVASKVPADRLLVETDSPYLAPIPYRGKPNLPQYVREVAEFLAMLRGETFERFAEQTSENFKRLFPLAHVRN; translated from the coding sequence ATGCTTGTAGATTCCCATTGTCACCTTGATCGCCTCGATCTCAGCGCCCACGACGGCTCCCTCGACAACGCCTTGCAAGCAGCGAGGGACAGGGGCGTCGGGCACTTCCTGTGCATCGGCGTCAGCGCCGAAAACGCAGGCGCCGTGAAAGCCCTGGCCGAACGTTACGATGACGTTGATTGCTCGGTGGGTATACACCCGCTGGACCTCAAGCCCGGCGAGGCGCCTGCGCTGGAGTGGTTGCTCGGCGAGCTGAATCACCCGCGAGTGGTGGCCATTGGCGAAACCGGGCTGGACTATCACTACGAGCCGGAGGCCGCGGAGTTGCAGCAGGCCTCTTTCCGCCTTCATTTGCAGGCGGCTAACGTGACGGGCAAGCCGGTCATCGTGCACACCCGTGGCGCTCGTGCCGATACGCTGCAATTGCTGCGCGAAGCGGCATTGCCCCAGGGCGGTGTGTTGCATTGCTTCACCGAAGACTGGGACATGGCCAAAGCCGCTTTGGACCTGGGCTTCTATATTTCACTGTCCGGCATCGTCACCTTCCGCAATGCCGAGGCGTTGCGGGACGTCGCCAGCAAGGTGCCGGCTGACCGGTTGCTGGTCGAGACAGACTCTCCCTACCTGGCGCCCATCCCGTACCGTGGCAAGCCGAACCTGCCGCAGTATGTGCGTGAAGTAGCCGAGTTCCTGGCCATGCTCCGCGGCGAGACCTTCGAGCGCTTCGCCGAACAGACCAGCGAGAACTTCAAGCGGCTGTTCCCGCTGGCCCACGTCAGGAACTGA